One region of Arthrobacter sp. StoSoilB22 genomic DNA includes:
- a CDS encoding sigma-70 family RNA polymerase sigma factor: MDEAAPTDGSRQGGHDGGTVAVEDSDARLVLLVRAGTTAAFETLYARHQPMARTVAAAQLDNFADVDDVVADAFASVYQSLAAGKGPDSFFRAYLLTAVRRVAHRVNRDATRTSPTSESYILDTVDAHDDPAVAKFESAAVAQAFRSLPERWQEVLWYVDIEGLKPAAASPLLGLTPNGVSALALRAREGLRQAYLQNHISTSAGEDCEEYSTQLGAYSREGLSRRKQARVQEHLEGCPKCTALLLDLSDVQSAMRAWIFPLVAGVAFSSAFPALAGGGGGAGGTGSAPGGTVIRGVEPRGISLPWKVGAGVLAVAAVAASAAMALGVAGATTSEPPIVGASPSPGEPTNPLIPPVAEDISEEYPLLPDFSDPSQGSPEKPAFYPFPPSTTPDPGPLPSPWPSPGETLPPALQPLPTIAPSDPATLPPLQPTPAPSVSPSPNPTASPTPIPTPSPGPSETPAPLPAVTATFTAVPGTTASDTNVTVTFRLKDQTAVPASAEVVFTISAGTDMIPGKLVEPAGWTCLKEAAATTQFRCTSTAVDPDDLTFLLGVSKQDEAEVATLDYSFSGTGIGTVTFSNTF; encoded by the coding sequence ATGGACGAGGCAGCTCCCACGGACGGCTCCAGACAGGGAGGACACGACGGCGGAACGGTCGCCGTCGAGGACAGCGACGCACGCCTGGTGCTTCTTGTCCGAGCAGGAACCACGGCCGCGTTCGAGACGCTCTATGCGCGGCATCAGCCCATGGCTCGAACCGTGGCCGCCGCCCAGCTGGATAATTTTGCTGATGTTGACGATGTTGTGGCGGATGCGTTTGCCTCGGTCTATCAGTCCCTGGCTGCCGGGAAGGGGCCCGATTCCTTTTTCCGCGCCTATCTGCTGACTGCGGTTCGGCGTGTGGCCCACCGCGTCAACCGGGACGCGACCCGTACCAGCCCGACATCCGAATCGTACATTCTGGATACCGTGGATGCCCATGATGATCCCGCCGTAGCGAAGTTCGAATCTGCGGCGGTGGCTCAGGCGTTCCGGTCCCTACCGGAACGCTGGCAGGAAGTCCTTTGGTACGTGGACATTGAAGGGCTGAAGCCTGCAGCCGCTTCGCCGCTCCTGGGCCTGACGCCCAATGGAGTGTCCGCACTCGCACTCCGGGCGCGGGAGGGCCTGCGCCAGGCGTACCTCCAAAACCACATCAGTACATCGGCAGGGGAAGATTGCGAGGAATACTCAACGCAATTGGGTGCGTACTCGCGCGAAGGATTGAGCCGGCGCAAGCAAGCCCGGGTGCAGGAACATCTGGAAGGCTGCCCCAAATGCACCGCCCTGCTCCTTGACCTCAGTGACGTTCAGTCCGCCATGCGCGCATGGATCTTCCCGCTGGTAGCAGGGGTAGCCTTCAGCTCGGCCTTCCCTGCGCTCGCAGGCGGAGGCGGGGGAGCCGGTGGCACTGGGTCGGCACCAGGCGGCACCGTCATCCGCGGGGTGGAACCCCGGGGAATTTCCCTGCCCTGGAAAGTGGGCGCTGGCGTCTTGGCGGTGGCAGCAGTGGCAGCGAGTGCCGCCATGGCGCTGGGAGTTGCGGGCGCCACCACCTCCGAGCCGCCGATTGTGGGTGCATCGCCATCCCCGGGTGAGCCCACGAATCCGCTGATCCCACCGGTTGCTGAGGACATTTCGGAGGAGTATCCGCTATTACCGGACTTCAGCGATCCGTCCCAAGGCAGCCCCGAGAAGCCGGCCTTCTACCCCTTCCCGCCCAGCACCACACCAGACCCCGGCCCCTTACCCAGTCCGTGGCCATCGCCGGGTGAAACTCTGCCGCCAGCGCTTCAGCCATTGCCTACCATTGCACCTTCGGACCCTGCCACCTTGCCGCCGCTGCAGCCCACGCCGGCACCTTCCGTAAGTCCTTCGCCGAACCCGACAGCAAGCCCAACGCCCATCCCCACGCCGAGCCCCGGCCCCAGCGAAACGCCGGCTCCCTTGCCTGCAGTGACGGCCACGTTCACCGCTGTGCCGGGCACAACGGCGTCGGACACCAACGTCACTGTCACTTTCCGCCTCAAGGACCAAACGGCGGTGCCCGCGTCCGCCGAGGTGGTCTTTACGATTTCCGCCGGCACGGACATGATCCCGGGCAAGCTCGTTGAACCGGCGGGCTGGACCTGTTTAAAGGAGGCTGCTGCCACAACGCAATTCCGTTGCACCAGCACCGCCGTGGACCCGGATGACCTGACGTTCCTGCTCGGAGTGTCCAAGCAGGACGAGGCGGAGGTGGCTACGCTCGACTACTCATTCAGCGGCACAGGCATAGGGACGGTGACCTTTTCCAACACCTTCTGA
- a CDS encoding FUSC family protein → MGGDTANLQRQPLADWWCSSVTGLMVHARELHRLGPANNDRLSAVRVALSVAVPGLFLILIGRPDLMMYAVFGALTGMYGRNETHQLRLKHQAQAALFLVGGLAIGVFLSVNHIHSWWLVLVATLFAGVGSLYADAVRLKPIGPFFGILALGACASVPTNVPFTTAVLIAAASAAFSMVVGFTGWFRRRTWDSGAARDIPVLRGPLRQAALVHAARYSLAVSAAGAIGVLSGSGHPHWAMAAAAVPLAGADLPSRVHRGIHRIVGTFLGLAVVAVVLFPSPLSPLQYFPGQTAVVLAVLVVLCQFPTELFMARHYGWAMVFFTPVILLIAQLASPMDPGVLVMERAIETFVGAVVGIAVAVLVRAPRGRVPEKTG, encoded by the coding sequence CTGGGCGGCGACACTGCTAATTTGCAAAGACAACCCCTAGCCGATTGGTGGTGTTCCTCTGTGACCGGATTGATGGTCCACGCCCGCGAACTCCACCGGTTGGGCCCTGCCAACAACGATCGCCTCTCGGCTGTGCGGGTGGCCCTGAGTGTGGCAGTACCCGGGCTGTTCCTCATTCTCATAGGCCGCCCGGATCTCATGATGTACGCCGTTTTCGGTGCGCTGACCGGAATGTACGGGCGCAACGAAACACATCAGCTGCGGCTCAAGCACCAAGCCCAGGCGGCCCTGTTCCTGGTGGGCGGGCTGGCCATCGGCGTGTTCCTTTCCGTCAACCACATCCACTCCTGGTGGCTGGTACTGGTGGCCACCCTGTTTGCCGGCGTCGGGTCGCTATACGCCGACGCCGTGCGCCTCAAACCGATCGGCCCGTTCTTCGGCATCCTCGCACTGGGCGCCTGCGCATCCGTGCCCACCAATGTTCCGTTCACGACGGCGGTACTCATCGCGGCAGCGTCCGCCGCCTTTTCCATGGTGGTCGGTTTTACCGGCTGGTTCCGGCGACGCACGTGGGACTCCGGCGCTGCCCGCGACATCCCCGTCCTCCGCGGCCCGCTGCGTCAAGCCGCTCTGGTCCATGCCGCCCGCTATTCCCTGGCGGTCAGTGCCGCGGGCGCCATCGGCGTCCTCAGCGGAAGCGGCCACCCGCACTGGGCCATGGCCGCCGCGGCCGTGCCCCTCGCCGGTGCCGACCTCCCAAGCCGCGTCCACCGAGGTATCCACCGGATTGTGGGGACGTTCCTCGGGTTGGCGGTTGTCGCCGTCGTACTTTTTCCCAGTCCGCTATCGCCGCTTCAGTACTTCCCCGGTCAAACCGCGGTGGTACTGGCTGTGCTGGTGGTGCTGTGCCAGTTCCCCACGGAGTTGTTCATGGCACGGCATTACGGGTGGGCCATGGTGTTCTTTACCCCGGTGATCCTGCTGATCGCCCAGCTGGCCTCCCCCATGGATCCGGGCGTGCTGGTGATGGAGCGTGCCATCGAAACGTTCGTGGGAGCCGTGGTTGGCATCGCGGTTGCTGTGCTGGTGCGGGCACCGCGGGGCCGGGTTCCTGAGAAAACGGGCTAG
- a CDS encoding SRPBCC family protein produces the protein MPVAFVCRTRSTMSPQELFDLSRNIDAHVGSMTQSREKAIGGVTTGLISEGETVTWQAWHLGVRFRMTSRITRMEAPSSFSDEQVEGPFKYLRHTHEFRPEGRGTLMVDTVEFAAPFGPLGRLVEKLVLARYLQNLIEKRNEFLIAQYQPAQTPKAQDPRQ, from the coding sequence ATGCCCGTCGCTTTCGTCTGCCGCACCCGCTCCACCATGTCACCGCAGGAGCTGTTCGATCTTTCCCGCAACATCGATGCCCACGTGGGGTCCATGACCCAGAGCCGCGAGAAAGCAATCGGCGGCGTCACCACCGGGCTGATCTCCGAAGGTGAGACTGTCACCTGGCAGGCGTGGCACTTGGGAGTCCGGTTCCGCATGACCAGCCGCATCACGCGGATGGAGGCGCCGTCGTCGTTCTCTGATGAGCAGGTGGAGGGCCCTTTCAAGTACCTCCGCCACACCCACGAGTTCCGGCCCGAAGGCCGCGGGACCCTCATGGTGGATACGGTGGAATTCGCGGCGCCGTTCGGTCCGCTGGGCAGGCTGGTGGAGAAGCTGGTCCTGGCCCGCTACCTGCAGAACCTGATTGAGAAGCGCAACGAATTTCTTATTGCCCAGTATCAGCCAGCCCAAACCCCTAAAGCCCAGGACCCGCGGCAATGA
- a CDS encoding GNAT family N-acetyltransferase, which yields MIRLAHADDLLILQEIERAAGQAFRALGMDSIADDEPLSIHELNSYATAGRAWVSVDGLDYPVAYLLADIVDGEGHVEQVSVHPDHAHQGLGRELLHAARVWTRGHGMHRQTLSTFRDVPWNAPYYRRLGFEVLDAGSWGPQLAHLMEHEVELGLTRWPRVAMWRAAVPPGS from the coding sequence ATGATCAGGCTCGCGCATGCGGACGACCTGCTGATTCTGCAGGAGATCGAGCGTGCCGCGGGCCAGGCTTTCCGGGCTTTAGGGATGGACTCCATCGCGGACGACGAGCCGCTCTCCATCCATGAGCTGAACAGTTATGCCACAGCCGGGCGCGCATGGGTTTCTGTGGATGGGCTCGACTACCCGGTGGCGTATTTGTTGGCGGACATCGTGGACGGCGAAGGCCACGTGGAGCAAGTCAGCGTTCATCCGGATCATGCGCACCAGGGCCTTGGCCGGGAACTGCTGCATGCCGCGCGCGTCTGGACGCGGGGCCACGGAATGCACAGGCAAACCCTCAGCACGTTCCGGGATGTGCCGTGGAACGCCCCGTATTATCGCCGCCTTGGTTTTGAAGTGCTCGACGCCGGCAGCTGGGGTCCGCAGCTGGCCCACCTGATGGAGCACGAGGTTGAGTTGGGCCTGACCCGTTGGCCGCGCGTTGCCATGTGGCGCGCCGCGGTCCCGCCAGGTAGTTAG
- a CDS encoding VOC family protein, whose amino-acid sequence MAAAPVGSIHHLEIWVPILERAREEWGWLLGELGYEPFQEWPTGCSWKLDGMYVVVEQTDAITGTTHRRTDPGVNHVAFHAGTRENVDRIRTLGADAGWYEMFESKYPHAGGPDHYAAYLLNTDSYEVELVAG is encoded by the coding sequence ATCGCCGCCGCCCCTGTTGGTTCCATCCACCACCTGGAAATCTGGGTGCCCATCCTGGAGCGGGCCAGGGAAGAGTGGGGTTGGCTGCTGGGCGAGCTCGGCTATGAGCCCTTCCAGGAGTGGCCCACCGGGTGCAGTTGGAAGCTCGACGGCATGTACGTGGTGGTGGAGCAGACCGATGCCATTACCGGTACAACCCACCGCCGCACTGATCCCGGGGTGAATCACGTGGCCTTCCATGCAGGCACCCGGGAGAACGTGGACAGGATCCGGACGCTCGGCGCGGACGCAGGCTGGTACGAGATGTTCGAGTCCAAGTATCCGCACGCCGGCGGCCCGGACCACTACGCCGCGTACCTGCTCAACACGGACAGCTACGAGGTGGAGCTGGTGGCGGGCTAA
- a CDS encoding FMN-binding negative transcriptional regulator — translation MYTPAHFAASPEAVDSLLTGARAANLVTTSEHGLLATLLPFVYEPTVGEHGALHAHMARNNTQWSSPAIGESLMIVQGADAYISPSWYASKAEHGRVVPTWNYSTAHVYGQLVIHDDADWLGRHVRRLSNHHEAGMRDPWSVEDAPQRFIAGQLRAIVGVELLISRVEAKAKLSQNRPAADIDGVIAGLRERGDAASAADVERARTS, via the coding sequence ATGTACACCCCAGCACACTTTGCCGCATCACCGGAGGCTGTTGACTCGCTCCTGACCGGAGCCCGCGCAGCCAATCTGGTCACCACGTCAGAGCATGGACTGCTCGCCACTCTTCTGCCGTTTGTTTACGAGCCCACGGTGGGTGAGCACGGCGCCTTGCACGCACATATGGCCCGTAATAACACTCAGTGGTCCTCGCCTGCGATCGGCGAGTCACTGATGATCGTCCAAGGTGCCGACGCCTACATTTCGCCGTCCTGGTACGCCTCCAAAGCGGAGCACGGCCGGGTGGTGCCCACGTGGAATTACTCCACGGCACACGTTTACGGTCAGCTTGTTATCCACGACGATGCCGACTGGCTGGGCAGGCACGTCCGCCGGCTCTCCAATCACCACGAGGCCGGGATGCGGGACCCGTGGAGCGTGGAGGACGCGCCCCAGCGGTTCATCGCCGGCCAACTGAGGGCGATTGTCGGCGTCGAACTCTTGATTTCCCGGGTGGAGGCCAAGGCCAAGCTGAGCCAGAACCGTCCTGCCGCGGACATCGACGGTGTGATCGCCGGGCTCCGTGAACGTGGTGACGCTGCGAGCGCCGCCGATGTGGAACGGGCCCGGACCTCGTAG
- a CDS encoding DMT family transporter: protein MSHNSSATMHSRAVISARTSTGIWWGLLGVLAFSFTVPFTRVAVEGMSPLFIGAGRAVVAALLAALALGITRQRLPRASQWLRLAVVAGGVVAGFPLLTTFALTSTSASHGAVVIALLPAATATAAVIRGRERPRPLFWVLTLTGVVAALVFALVQSGGFGSLHWADLLLLAAVLAAAVGYAEGGMLARELGSWQTISWALVVASPVMIILTAVSLSSGLPSASGAQWLSFAYLGVVSMFLGFFAWYRGLAIGPMAQVSQIQLVQPVMTIAWAWMLLGESITWITVVGGLAVIICAGAAVSVRLNPPSNS from the coding sequence ATGAGTCACAATAGTAGCGCTACTATGCATTCGCGGGCAGTGATATCCGCCCGGACGTCCACCGGAATCTGGTGGGGCCTGCTGGGCGTCCTGGCCTTTTCCTTCACAGTTCCCTTCACCCGCGTGGCTGTTGAGGGCATGTCTCCCCTGTTCATTGGAGCCGGCCGGGCCGTGGTCGCCGCACTGCTGGCGGCATTGGCCCTGGGCATCACCAGGCAGCGGTTGCCCCGCGCTTCCCAATGGTTGCGTTTGGCCGTGGTGGCCGGAGGTGTGGTTGCCGGCTTCCCGCTGCTGACAACTTTTGCCCTCACCAGCACCTCAGCCAGCCATGGAGCGGTGGTGATCGCGCTGCTCCCGGCTGCCACGGCCACAGCGGCCGTGATTCGCGGACGGGAACGCCCGCGTCCCTTGTTCTGGGTCCTGACGCTCACCGGAGTGGTGGCGGCCTTGGTCTTTGCGCTGGTCCAGTCCGGAGGGTTCGGCTCGCTCCACTGGGCGGACTTGCTCCTGCTGGCTGCCGTGCTTGCCGCTGCTGTTGGCTACGCAGAAGGTGGCATGCTGGCCCGCGAACTCGGATCGTGGCAGACCATCTCCTGGGCGCTGGTGGTCGCCTCGCCAGTGATGATCATCCTGACTGCGGTTTCGCTCAGCTCCGGACTGCCCTCCGCATCCGGCGCCCAGTGGCTCTCCTTTGCCTATTTGGGGGTGGTGAGCATGTTCCTGGGCTTCTTTGCCTGGTACCGGGGCCTCGCGATCGGCCCCATGGCCCAGGTAAGCCAAATCCAACTGGTCCAACCCGTGATGACCATTGCGTGGGCCTGGATGCTGCTGGGCGAGTCCATCACCTGGATCACCGTGGTAGGTGGCCTCGCGGTGATCATCTGCGCCGGCGCCGCCGTTAGCGTGCGCCTCAACCCGCCGTCGAACTCCTGA
- a CDS encoding PLP-dependent aminotransferase family protein produces MNNDSSSRIALRLKEWIADAAPGAKLPSTRHLVAEYQASPVTVQKALRTLTAQGLIESRPGVGTFVRAFRTARPSDYGWQTAALRSAQTARPLNSAAMRSASNNVIAFHSGYPDRELLPERLVRAALTRAARGEAALSRPPAQGIPELQTWFAQELSTSTPVGVTPPQPSDVVVLPGSQSGLSSIFRGLVGHGQPLLVESPSYWGALLAAGQAGVKVIPVPSGPEGPDPEELDRAFEESGARLFYAQPNFANPTGAQWAARRGEEVLKIVRRHGAFLVEDDWAHDFGITAPSVPVAAKDDSGHVVYIRSLTKSVSPSIRIAAAIARGPARERIMGAQAAESMYVSGLLQAAALDVVTQPGWQTHLRGLKHQLQSRRDLLVTSLREHVPQAHLSHLPKGGLNLWLRMPDGFDVERLTKDCEAAGVLIAAGTEWFPAEPEGPYVRLNYAGPNPGAFPEGMRIMGEAVRGLLGS; encoded by the coding sequence ATGAACAACGATAGCAGTTCCCGGATCGCCCTGCGATTGAAGGAGTGGATCGCTGATGCGGCGCCCGGGGCAAAGCTGCCATCAACCCGGCACCTGGTGGCCGAGTACCAAGCGAGCCCGGTGACTGTCCAAAAAGCCCTGCGGACCCTCACGGCGCAAGGCCTGATTGAAAGCCGCCCCGGCGTTGGAACATTCGTCCGCGCATTCCGGACAGCGAGGCCGTCGGACTACGGCTGGCAGACGGCTGCCCTGCGATCAGCCCAGACCGCACGTCCGCTGAACTCCGCCGCGATGCGGAGCGCTTCCAACAACGTCATCGCGTTCCACTCGGGGTATCCGGACCGCGAACTGCTTCCGGAACGTCTGGTCCGTGCAGCACTGACCCGCGCAGCCCGCGGCGAGGCAGCCCTGTCCCGGCCGCCGGCGCAGGGTATCCCCGAACTGCAGACCTGGTTCGCGCAGGAACTCAGTACCTCAACGCCGGTGGGCGTCACGCCACCCCAGCCCAGCGACGTCGTGGTTCTTCCCGGCAGCCAAAGCGGCCTCAGCTCGATTTTCCGCGGGCTGGTGGGCCACGGACAGCCACTGCTGGTGGAATCGCCCAGCTATTGGGGTGCGCTGCTGGCTGCCGGCCAGGCGGGCGTGAAGGTGATTCCTGTTCCCAGCGGCCCGGAGGGGCCGGATCCCGAAGAGCTGGACAGGGCCTTTGAGGAGTCCGGTGCCAGACTGTTTTATGCGCAGCCCAATTTCGCCAATCCCACGGGTGCCCAGTGGGCGGCGCGTCGTGGCGAGGAAGTGCTGAAGATTGTTCGCAGGCATGGAGCCTTCCTGGTGGAGGACGACTGGGCCCACGACTTCGGCATCACGGCACCCTCCGTCCCGGTAGCTGCCAAGGACGACTCCGGGCACGTGGTGTACATCCGCTCGCTGACTAAAAGCGTGTCACCGTCCATTCGGATCGCAGCGGCGATCGCGCGCGGCCCGGCTCGTGAACGCATCATGGGTGCGCAGGCGGCCGAGTCCATGTACGTGAGCGGCCTGCTGCAGGCGGCAGCCTTGGACGTGGTCACGCAGCCGGGCTGGCAGACGCACTTGCGCGGCCTCAAGCACCAGCTCCAGTCACGCCGCGACCTCCTGGTGACCAGCCTGCGGGAGCATGTGCCGCAAGCCCATCTCAGCCATCTGCCCAAGGGCGGCTTGAACCTGTGGCTCAGGATGCCGGACGGGTTCGACGTCGAACGTCTCACCAAGGATTGCGAAGCGGCCGGGGTGCTCATTGCCGCAGGGACGGAGTGGTTCCCCGCGGAACCCGAGGGGCCCTATGTCCGGCTCAACTATGCCGGTCCCAACCCGGGAGCGTTTCCTGAAGGTATGCGGATCATGGGCGAGGCGGTGCGGGGGTTGCTGGGATCCTGA
- a CDS encoding VOC family protein yields MEESIPPLNGLLGTKLPVRDLAGTCSWYSRVFGWEAVMEFPGPDGTIAGAAGRLPGANPTGLSFRANPAAQS; encoded by the coding sequence ATGGAAGAATCCATCCCACCGCTGAACGGCCTGCTGGGAACCAAGCTGCCGGTCAGGGACCTTGCGGGGACGTGCAGTTGGTACTCCCGTGTGTTCGGCTGGGAGGCGGTCATGGAGTTCCCCGGTCCGGACGGAACAATCGCCGGTGCCGCCGGCCGCTTGCCCGGCGCCAACCCCACCGGCCTTTCCTTCCGGGCCAATCCCGCGGCCCAATCCTAG
- a CDS encoding MFS transporter, whose product MPTDQSNTVSPDGARNATGNQVLAGPTPAATNAANAVKNATKKLRPKRRLKESDVNVVNKPMLRKALGGTIVGNTMEWYDVGVFGYLITTMGPVFLPEADPSVQTLFLLGTFAATFIARPLGGIVFGWLGDKVGRQKVLAATLMLMAASTFAVGLLPGYAQIGIWAAALLVILKLIQGFSTGGEYAGATTFVSEYAPDKRRGFFASFLDMGSYIGFALGAALVSVLQLTLGQAAMEEWGWRIPFLIAGPLGLIAVYFRSKIEESPQFQATLDAQEASAKDATAQDAAAAKGPVGIIKAYWRQILLAMILAAAANIVGYALTSYMPTYLTDSKGYDPVHGTLLTIPVLVIMAICIPLTGRLSDRIGRRPVLWVGAGSTVVFSIPAFMLIGIGEIWSTLAGLALIAFPVTFYVANLASALPALFPTSSRYGGMGIAYNFSVAIFGGTTPFIVQGLIEGTGNDMMPAYYLMGTSIIGAIAIFFLPESARRPLPGSMPSVDTQAEARELVETQDTNPLINLDQMPFDGRPIDDSSLGKGNKDLTPA is encoded by the coding sequence ATGCCCACAGACCAAAGCAACACCGTCTCTCCGGATGGCGCAAGGAACGCCACCGGGAACCAGGTATTGGCAGGCCCCACCCCGGCCGCCACAAACGCAGCAAACGCAGTAAAGAACGCAACGAAGAAGCTTCGCCCGAAGCGCCGGCTCAAAGAGTCCGACGTCAACGTGGTGAATAAGCCGATGCTGCGCAAAGCACTCGGCGGCACCATCGTCGGCAACACCATGGAATGGTACGACGTCGGTGTTTTCGGCTACCTCATCACCACCATGGGTCCTGTCTTCCTCCCGGAGGCAGACCCCTCGGTCCAGACACTCTTCCTGCTGGGAACCTTCGCCGCAACCTTCATCGCCCGCCCCCTCGGTGGAATCGTGTTCGGCTGGCTCGGCGACAAGGTGGGCCGCCAGAAGGTGCTCGCCGCAACACTGATGCTGATGGCGGCAAGTACGTTCGCCGTCGGCCTCCTTCCCGGCTATGCGCAGATCGGCATCTGGGCCGCCGCGTTGCTGGTGATCCTGAAGCTCATCCAGGGCTTCTCCACCGGTGGCGAATACGCCGGTGCCACCACGTTCGTGAGTGAGTACGCTCCAGATAAGCGCCGCGGATTCTTCGCCAGCTTCCTGGACATGGGCAGCTACATCGGCTTCGCCTTGGGCGCCGCCCTGGTTTCGGTCCTGCAACTCACGCTGGGACAGGCCGCCATGGAGGAGTGGGGCTGGAGGATTCCGTTCCTGATCGCTGGTCCGCTGGGCCTCATCGCGGTGTACTTCCGTAGCAAGATCGAGGAATCCCCTCAGTTCCAGGCCACCCTTGATGCCCAGGAGGCATCGGCCAAGGACGCAACAGCGCAGGATGCCGCTGCTGCCAAGGGACCTGTGGGCATCATCAAGGCCTACTGGCGCCAGATCCTCCTGGCCATGATCCTGGCTGCTGCAGCAAACATTGTTGGCTACGCACTGACGTCCTACATGCCCACGTACCTCACGGACTCCAAGGGCTACGATCCCGTCCACGGCACCCTGCTGACCATCCCGGTCCTGGTGATCATGGCCATCTGCATTCCCCTTACCGGCCGCCTCTCGGACCGCATCGGCCGCCGGCCAGTCCTGTGGGTAGGCGCGGGCAGCACAGTGGTCTTCTCCATTCCCGCCTTTATGCTCATTGGCATCGGCGAGATCTGGTCCACGCTTGCAGGCCTGGCACTGATCGCCTTCCCGGTGACGTTCTACGTGGCAAACCTGGCCTCGGCACTGCCCGCCCTGTTCCCCACTTCCAGCCGCTACGGCGGAATGGGCATTGCCTACAACTTCTCCGTGGCGATCTTCGGTGGCACCACCCCGTTCATCGTTCAGGGACTCATTGAAGGCACGGGCAACGACATGATGCCCGCCTACTACCTGATGGGTACCTCGATCATCGGCGCCATTGCCATCTTCTTCCTGCCGGAATCGGCCCGCCGCCCGCTGCCGGGCTCCATGCCCAGCGTGGACACCCAGGCAGAGGCACGTGAACTGGTGGAAACGCAGGACACCAACCCGTTGATCAACCTAGATCAGATGCCGTTCGACGGCCGGCCCATCGATGATTCATCGCTCGGCAAAGGCAACAAGGACCTGACTCCGGCTTAG
- a CDS encoding putative protein N(5)-glutamine methyltransferase, with product MTRRASIAAALRAAGCVFAEDEARLLIDAARHPDELHRMVDQRLSGLPLEHIVGWADFCGKRMVVSPGVFVPRRRTEFMVRKAATIAKPGAVVVDLCCGSGAIGAALHDLLGSCELHAADIDAAAVRCARYNVEPRGGRVHHGDLFEALPKTLRGTVDVLLANAPYVPTELIGMMPPEARLHEPRAALDGGADGLAVQRRVALGAAQWLAPGGFLVMETSGQQALATAGILGEAGFIAEVASDERADATVVMGTRAPIDSSASGTQIAPLSGLS from the coding sequence GTGACCCGGAGAGCATCCATCGCCGCCGCATTGCGTGCCGCCGGCTGCGTTTTCGCGGAGGACGAAGCCCGACTCCTCATCGACGCCGCCCGCCATCCGGACGAGCTCCACCGTATGGTGGACCAGCGGCTCAGCGGATTGCCTCTGGAACACATTGTGGGCTGGGCGGATTTCTGCGGAAAGCGCATGGTTGTCAGCCCGGGGGTGTTCGTGCCCAGGCGTCGCACGGAGTTCATGGTCCGGAAGGCCGCGACCATCGCCAAGCCCGGAGCCGTCGTCGTGGACCTTTGTTGCGGTTCCGGGGCTATAGGAGCGGCGCTCCACGATCTTTTGGGGAGCTGTGAGCTGCATGCCGCGGACATCGACGCCGCTGCGGTCCGTTGCGCGCGATACAACGTCGAGCCCCGTGGCGGACGCGTCCACCACGGGGATCTGTTTGAAGCCCTCCCTAAGACGTTGCGCGGGACGGTGGACGTGCTGCTCGCCAACGCGCCGTATGTGCCCACGGAGTTAATAGGCATGATGCCGCCGGAGGCGCGACTCCACGAGCCGAGAGCAGCGCTCGACGGCGGCGCTGACGGTTTGGCGGTACAGCGTCGGGTAGCGCTGGGCGCGGCTCAGTGGCTGGCGCCGGGTGGGTTCCTGGTGATGGAAACCTCGGGGCAGCAGGCGCTGGCGACGGCAGGGATTCTCGGCGAGGCGGGGTTCATCGCGGAGGTGGCCTCGGACGAAAGGGCAGACGCAACCGTGGTGATGGGTACCCGCGCGCCTATCGATTCATCAGCTTCCGGGACCCAAATTGCCCCGTTAAGTGGGCTCAGCTAA